The Hymenobacter oligotrophus genome has a window encoding:
- a CDS encoding aldo/keto reductase: MNYNHLGTSALRVSEIGFGCMSLTLDQAYSSQLLRSAFEQGINFFDTADLYDQGQNEILVGAALRDVRSKVIIATKVGNQWRSDGSGWDWNPSKAHILQAVEHSLRRLGTDYIDLYQLHGGTIDDPIDETIEAFEMLQQQGKIRYYGISSIRPNVIRAYAERSNATSVMMQYSLLDRRPEETCLPLLEQKQISVLARGSLAQGLLLGKAPQAYLGHSAEQVAKAAEVLQQVAGHQRSAASATVRWVLQKPAVASAVIGIRSEAHLHEALAAGHAKALIHEELTTLRQTVPALRYEQHR; encoded by the coding sequence ATGAACTACAATCACCTTGGAACATCGGCACTGCGCGTAAGCGAAATCGGGTTCGGCTGCATGTCGCTCACGCTCGATCAGGCTTACAGTTCGCAGCTGTTGCGCAGTGCTTTCGAGCAGGGCATCAACTTTTTCGATACAGCCGACTTATACGACCAAGGCCAAAACGAAATACTCGTTGGGGCCGCGCTCCGCGACGTTCGCAGCAAAGTAATCATTGCCACCAAAGTAGGCAACCAATGGCGCTCCGACGGCAGCGGCTGGGATTGGAACCCAAGCAAGGCACACATCTTACAAGCCGTGGAACACAGCCTCCGGCGCCTGGGCACCGATTACATTGACTTGTACCAACTGCACGGCGGCACTATCGACGACCCCATCGACGAGACGATAGAAGCGTTTGAAATGCTGCAGCAGCAAGGAAAAATACGGTACTACGGCATTTCGTCCATTCGGCCCAATGTTATCCGAGCGTACGCCGAGCGTTCGAATGCAACGAGCGTGATGATGCAGTACAGCCTGCTCGACCGCCGACCCGAGGAAACGTGCCTGCCACTGCTTGAGCAAAAGCAAATAAGCGTGCTGGCCCGCGGCAGCCTTGCCCAAGGCCTGCTGCTGGGCAAAGCACCCCAAGCGTACCTAGGGCACTCGGCCGAACAAGTAGCGAAAGCAGCCGAAGTGTTGCAGCAAGTGGCAGGCCATCAACGCAGTGCCGCCTCCGCTACGGTGCGCTGGGTGTTGCAGAAGCCTGCGGTGGCCTCGGCCGTAATCGGCATTCGTTCGGAAGCCCACTTGCACGAGGCGCTGGCCGCCGGCCATGCCAAAGCGCTAATCCACGAAGAA